In a single window of the Acidobacteriota bacterium genome:
- a CDS encoding TonB-dependent receptor, translated as MLPGVTVTLRNVDTNVSQVTTTNDSGAYEFFTLRVGRYEIKAELEGFATSVVQDIALAIGNRQRVDVTLGVGGLAESVEVQATGLRLEKDSSQRSSVVTSEQAVALPLPGREYSALVQLSPGVRRSTINNTQGTGREGSFTINGLRSTYNNYLLDGIDNNAYGTSNQGYSNQVIQPPPDAIVEMRVVTNNMSAEYGRSGGGTINVAYKSGTNRFSGAAWEYRRDPALNATGFFKPAVGMEPKMTRDQYGFVFGGPVLRNRAFFFTDYEGLRQDRATVAQSSIPDMTQRQGIMSVAVRDPRSGEVYPAGTPLPMTAAARKILSDLPAPTGPGTANNYRATILATNRTNKFNIKLDQKFTDKLSLFGRYGWRDTDIVEESGLPLPSGGAGNGTTYVSNRALALGATYMPGGTQLVELRFGWSSTEGGKNPPGLGTASALDAYGITGLPTDPRVVGGLPTLTITGFTALGRQATNPQWQYPKVWNPKINYSVVRGRQSIKLGYEFQRINTQVQDVNPLYGTNIFSGQFTRPTGVAANNIYNLSDFMFGYQSQYGLSNILVADIRQNMQFAYIQDDIRVNSNLTLNVGLRYEYATPHWEANNVLSNFDPATLSMVMARDGSLEDRTTIAPDRNNFAPRLGFAYSVTPTTVVRGGFGTSYVHFQRAGGANILPINGPQVINAVAVQNNPNAATYRMYQDGFPIGWNDSSQFNPAAANVTYMPRNYGASRVNSWFISAQREIFAGTIVDVAYVGNKADGLLQLANYNQARPNAQGENTPLQARRPITSFGDITYAWNGGRSDYHGFQFKTETRRRGLFLVNAVTISRARDNGAGSLENANGNSPGIQDFNNPDGDWGISGYNQPFNWTSSVVWDVPVGRERKYLGNASAFVDALLGGWQMALVSFVVAGDPVTFTYTPAALAQVSGITQDFRGATNYRPNLNGDAYGDRSAITGYFDRTALSVPDTWSPFGNAPRNRYRGPNQWTVDFALQKRFTLPVGTNTRIEVRAEAFNLLNRSNFNPPNGNLSSNAFGTITSTGDPRQVQLGVRVSF; from the coding sequence GTGCTGCCAGGCGTGACCGTCACGCTGCGCAACGTCGACACCAACGTCTCGCAGGTCACCACCACCAACGACAGCGGCGCGTACGAGTTCTTCACCCTGCGCGTGGGCCGCTACGAGATCAAGGCCGAGCTCGAGGGCTTCGCCACGTCCGTGGTGCAGGACATCGCCCTGGCCATCGGCAATCGCCAGCGCGTCGACGTCACGCTCGGCGTCGGCGGGCTCGCGGAATCTGTCGAAGTACAGGCCACGGGCCTGCGCCTCGAGAAGGATTCGAGCCAGCGCAGTTCCGTCGTGACCTCGGAGCAGGCCGTCGCCCTGCCGCTCCCGGGCCGTGAGTACTCGGCGCTGGTGCAACTGTCGCCCGGCGTCAGGCGCTCGACGATCAACAACACGCAAGGCACCGGCCGCGAGGGGTCGTTCACCATCAACGGCCTGCGCAGCACGTACAACAACTACCTGCTGGACGGCATCGACAACAACGCCTACGGCACCAGCAACCAGGGGTATTCGAACCAGGTGATCCAGCCGCCGCCCGACGCGATCGTCGAGATGCGCGTGGTGACCAACAACATGAGCGCGGAATACGGGCGCAGCGGCGGCGGCACCATCAACGTGGCGTACAAGAGCGGCACGAACCGCTTCAGCGGTGCGGCCTGGGAGTACCGCCGCGATCCCGCGCTCAACGCCACGGGCTTCTTCAAGCCCGCCGTGGGCATGGAGCCCAAGATGACGCGCGACCAGTACGGCTTCGTGTTCGGTGGGCCGGTGCTGCGCAACCGCGCGTTCTTCTTCACCGACTACGAAGGGCTGCGGCAGGACCGCGCCACCGTGGCGCAGTCGTCGATCCCCGACATGACGCAGCGGCAGGGCATCATGAGCGTGGCCGTGCGCGACCCGCGCAGTGGCGAGGTGTATCCGGCGGGTACGCCCCTGCCGATGACGGCGGCGGCGCGCAAGATTCTCTCGGATCTGCCCGCGCCCACCGGACCAGGCACCGCCAACAACTACCGCGCGACGATCCTCGCGACCAACCGCACCAACAAGTTCAACATCAAGCTGGATCAGAAGTTCACCGACAAGCTGTCGCTCTTCGGCCGCTACGGCTGGCGCGACACGGACATCGTCGAGGAGTCCGGTCTGCCGCTGCCGTCCGGCGGCGCTGGCAACGGCACGACGTACGTGAGCAACCGCGCGCTGGCGCTCGGCGCCACGTACATGCCTGGCGGCACGCAGTTGGTGGAACTGCGCTTCGGGTGGTCGAGCACGGAAGGCGGCAAGAACCCGCCGGGACTCGGCACGGCCAGCGCGCTCGACGCGTACGGCATCACCGGCTTGCCGACCGACCCGCGCGTGGTGGGCGGCCTGCCCACGCTGACCATCACCGGGTTCACGGCGCTCGGCCGACAGGCGACCAATCCGCAATGGCAGTACCCGAAGGTGTGGAACCCGAAGATCAACTACTCGGTGGTACGCGGCAGGCAGTCGATCAAGCTCGGATACGAGTTCCAGCGCATCAACACCCAGGTGCAGGACGTCAATCCGCTCTACGGCACCAACATCTTCTCGGGCCAGTTCACGCGCCCGACGGGTGTGGCTGCCAACAACATCTACAACCTGTCTGACTTCATGTTCGGCTACCAGTCGCAGTACGGACTCAGCAACATCCTCGTGGCCGACATCCGGCAGAACATGCAGTTTGCCTACATCCAGGACGACATCCGCGTGAACAGCAACCTCACGCTGAACGTCGGGCTGCGCTACGAGTACGCGACGCCGCACTGGGAGGCCAACAACGTCCTCTCCAACTTCGATCCGGCGACGCTCTCGATGGTGATGGCGCGTGACGGCTCGCTCGAGGATCGGACGACGATCGCGCCGGACCGCAACAACTTCGCTCCGCGTCTCGGCTTCGCGTACTCGGTCACGCCCACCACCGTGGTGCGGGGCGGGTTCGGCACCTCGTACGTCCACTTCCAGCGCGCCGGCGGCGCCAACATCCTGCCCATCAACGGTCCGCAGGTGATCAACGCCGTGGCCGTGCAGAACAACCCCAATGCGGCCACGTACCGCATGTACCAGGACGGTTTCCCCATCGGCTGGAACGACTCGAGCCAGTTCAATCCGGCCGCGGCCAACGTCACCTACATGCCGCGCAACTACGGGGCGAGCCGCGTGAACAGCTGGTTCATCTCCGCGCAGCGCGAGATCTTCGCCGGCACCATCGTCGACGTCGCGTATGTCGGCAACAAGGCGGACGGGCTGCTCCAACTGGCCAACTACAACCAGGCGCGGCCCAACGCACAGGGCGAGAACACGCCGCTGCAGGCGCGTCGTCCGATCACGAGCTTCGGTGACATCACGTACGCGTGGAACGGCGGCCGCTCCGACTACCACGGCTTCCAGTTCAAGACCGAGACGCGCCGCCGTGGCCTGTTCCTGGTGAACGCCGTCACCATCTCCCGCGCGCGCGACAACGGCGCGGGCTCGCTCGAGAACGCCAACGGCAACTCGCCGGGCATCCAGGACTTCAACAACCCCGATGGCGACTGGGGCATCTCGGGCTACAACCAGCCGTTCAACTGGACGAGCAGCGTGGTGTGGGACGTCCCGGTCGGACGTGAGCGCAAGTACCTCGGGAACGCGTCGGCGTTTGTCGACGCGTTGCTTGGTGGGTGGCAGATGGCACTCGTGAGCTTCGTGGTGGCGGGCGATCCGGTGACCTTCACGTACACGCCGGCTGCGCTCGCGCAGGTGTCGGGCATCACGCAGGACTTCCGTGGCGCCACCAACTATCGTCCGAACCTGAACGGCGACGCGTACGGCGATCGCAGCGCGATCACGGGCTACTTCGATCGGACGGCACTGTCGGTGCCCGACACGTGGAGCCCGTTCGGCAACGCCCCGCGCAACAGGTACCGCGGGCCGAATCAGTGGACGGTGGATTTCGCGCTCCAGAAGCGCTTCACGCTGCCGGTGGGCACCAAC